One Sagittula stellata E-37 genomic window, GCCACCCGCACGGTCTACCGCATCTTCGTCGATGCGGCGGGGGCCGAACCCTGGACGCGGGGACGGTTGTCCTGAGAAGGTCAGGGGGTCAGGCGTACCTGTCCCCCAGATGTGCGAGGTATGCGGCGGGGTCGGTCGGACCGCCGGTCATCTCGGCCCGCGTGCGCGACCTTCCGTGCCGCCAGACCCGGTCGGCCAGCGCCGCGCGCAGGGGGCCGTAATCGGCGCGGTCGAGCGCGGGTCCCACGGTCTGATCGGCCCGGATCTGAGCAAAGAGCATCGCGGCGGTGACGTTCCCGACCGTGTAGGTGGGGAAGGAACCGAAGTAGCCCGACGACCAGTGCACGTCCTGCAGGCAGCCCGCGCCGTCGTCCGGCACCTCCAGCCCCAGATCCTCGCGCATCGCGGTGTTCCAGGCCTCCGGCACATCGGCGGCCTTCAGCGATCCGTCCATCAGCGCCATCTCGATCCGGACGCGTAACATGATGTGCAGGTCGTAGGTCAGTTCGTCCGACTCGACGCGGGTCAGGCCGGGCTGGGCGTGACGGATTGCGGCCAGCCACTCCTCGACCGTCACGTCGCCCAGTTGATCGGGGAAGGCGTCGCGCAGCGTGGCAAAGTGGCGATCCCAGAATGCGGCAGAGCGGCCCACGTGGTTCTCGATCAGCCGCGACTGGCTTTCGTGCATCCCGAAACTTGTCCCGCCCACGGCATAAAGGAGCCGGAGGTCGGTGGCGTGGACGCCGCGGGTGAAGGCCGGGTCAACGCCCTGTTCGTACAGCGCGTGTCCGGTTTCGTGCAGAGTCCCGAAGATCGCCATGGGCAGGTAATCGGGCCGCCAGCGCGAGGTGATGCGCACGTCGTTGCGGGTCATGCTGACCTCGAACGGATGCACGGTGGTGTCGAGCCTGCCGCGGTTGAAGTCGTAGCCCATGGTTTCGGCGAAGCCGTGGCAGACCCGCTGCTGGGTGGCCACGTCAAAGGTCCGAAACAGGAAGTCGCGGCGCGGGGCAGGGCGGCCCCGGACCGTGTCGAGCAGCGGCAGGATGCCGGCGCGAAGGGTGTCGAACAGCGAGGCCAGAGAGGCGGCGGTTTCGCCGGGCTCGTAGAGGTCGGCCATGGCGTCGTAGGGGTGGTCGGCGTACCCCAGCGCCTCCGCCTGTTCGCGGGCGAGGTCGACGGCCTCTTCGAGGTAGGGCCGGAAGAGCGCGAAATCCGCGGTGCGGCGCGCCTCTGCCCAGGCTTTCCCGGCCGGGGCGCCCTGTTCGGTCTGCGCCTGAAGCAGCCGGGCCGGGATCGCCGCGTGGTAGTCGCGTGCGTCCAGCACGGCTTGCGCGGCGCGGCGGTCGGCTTCGGTCGCGGCGTCGAGCAGTGTGGCCTCGGCGGCGTCGCGCAGGGCGGGGTCGAGGATCATCTCGCGCGCCAGCCCCTTGAGCGTGGCAATCTGCTGTCCGCGTGTCGCC contains:
- a CDS encoding carboxypeptidase M32, whose protein sequence is MTDFSTRVGRINDLLCSVNLLQWDARVTMPSGGAATRGQQIATLKGLAREMILDPALRDAAEATLLDAATEADRRAAQAVLDARDYHAAIPARLLQAQTEQGAPAGKAWAEARRTADFALFRPYLEEAVDLAREQAEALGYADHPYDAMADLYEPGETAASLASLFDTLRAGILPLLDTVRGRPAPRRDFLFRTFDVATQQRVCHGFAETMGYDFNRGRLDTTVHPFEVSMTRNDVRITSRWRPDYLPMAIFGTLHETGHALYEQGVDPAFTRGVHATDLRLLYAVGGTSFGMHESQSRLIENHVGRSAAFWDRHFATLRDAFPDQLGDVTVEEWLAAIRHAQPGLTRVESDELTYDLHIMLRVRIEMALMDGSLKAADVPEAWNTAMREDLGLEVPDDGAGCLQDVHWSSGYFGSFPTYTVGNVTAAMLFAQIRADQTVGPALDRADYGPLRAALADRVWRHGRSRTRAEMTGGPTDPAAYLAHLGDRYA